TCCTGAACATTTATTTAAAATTGCAAATTCCGGTTATGTCGGATGTTTTGCCACACAATTAGGTTTAATTTCAAAATACGGTAATGATTATAAAAATATAAATTATGTAGTTAAATTAAACTCTAAAACAGATATCGTTCAAACTAAACAGTTAGAACCTATGAGCTCTTTATTAAACACCGTTCAGGATATAGTTGATTTTAAACAGTCTTCAGCTTTATCTATAGTCGGTGTTGGTAGATCGGAAG
The Candidatus Dependentiae bacterium genome window above contains:
- a CDS encoding aldolase; this encodes MNNSKDLEKMIPLNVHSDNKNLYLENLKKITKDTGKLFLFAGDQKIEHLNKDFYGKDISSQSADPEHLFKIANSGYVGCFATQLGLISKYGNDYKNINYVVKLNSKTDIVQTKQLEPMSSLLNTVQDIVDFKQSSALSIVGVGRSE